From Penicillium psychrofluorescens genome assembly, chromosome: 1, one genomic window encodes:
- a CDS encoding uncharacterized protein (ID:PFLUO_000275-T1.cds;~source:funannotate), with protein sequence MFYVFTTRALSDPHTVWTLCGIALRIAQRIGLHRDGSEFGLSIFETEMRRRIWLQLIILDSTSAQFSGVSPSPFLALADVQSPANANDSDLDPRMTEPPSDRTGPTEMIFCKARGQFGKCLRRYAETTGNDWSWGILSSSSKSMEEKERIIDELEELLEKSVLRHCDRSIPLHLLATLMIRSAIAFTRLMAHHPRQYQDGSTSMPESEKDIVFQNCLKMAEYCDQSQTNPSIQGFSWHMENHVPWDAIIIMLTEMRHRTSPEEKSKVWQLIANIYSRLRRNLRKKTQTPLHLAIQNLMVKAWRAYIEECNSYRRTPTSCPTIVAEFVASADNSSQPKSVQSGPVVVEQDAAFSGQPDPNFAASSSGLEAEDFGFLLGNSPEDWNDWDSLLNQFSESLMDAPFMPDLG encoded by the exons ATGTTCTACGTG TTCACCACGCGCGCATTGTCAGATCCGCATACTGTATGGACTCTATGTGGTATCGCGCTGCGCATTGCCCAGCGAATTGGCCTTCACCGAGACGGGTCTGAGTTTGGGCTGTCAATATTTGAAACAGAGATGCGCCGGCGCATCTGGCTTCAACTAATCATTCTAGACTCCACATCGGCGCAGTTCAGTGGTGTTTCCCCGTCTCCGTTTCTAGCGTTAGCGGATGTCCAGTCTCCAGCGAATGCAAACGACAGCGATCTTGATCCGCGCATGACGGAGCCCCCTTCAGATAGGACCGGTCCAACCGAGATGATTTTCTGTAAAGCCCGGGGCCAATTCGGCAAATGTCTTCGCCGCTATGCCGAAACCACTGGAAATGATTGGTCCTGGGGAATACtatcttcttcgtccaaGTCaatggaagaaaaggaaCGAATTATCGATGAGCTAGAAGAGCTTCTAGAGAAGTCAGTTCTACGGCATtgcgatcgatcgatcccTCTTCATTTGCTCGCTACGTTGATGATTCGGTCGGCCATCGCTTTCACGAGATTGATGgcacatcatcctcgacaatACCAAGACGGCAGCACTTCAATGCCTGAATCTGAAAAGGATATTGTGTTCCAAAATTGTTTAAAGATGGCGGAGTACTGCGATCAATCCCAAACTAACCCATCTATCCAAGGATTTTCTTGGCACATGGAGAATCATGTTCCATGggatgccatcatcatcatgctGACGGAAATGCGGCATCGCACTTCTCCAGAGGAGAAAAGCAAGGTTTGGCAACTCATTGCCAACATATATTCTCGGCTCCGTCGGAACTTGCGCAAGAAGACACAAACGCCGCTTCACCTGGCCATCCAGAATCTGATGGTCAAGGCTTGGAGGGCTTACATTGAGGAGTGTAACTCCTACCGTCGTACTCCTACATCATGTCCCACCATAGTCGCGGAATTCGTAGCTTCTGCCGATAATAGCTCACAACCGAAATCCGTGCAAAGTGGCCCCGTGGTTGTTGAACAAGACGCTGCATTCTCAGGCCAACCCGATCCCAACTTCGCTGCTTCATCTAGCGGGCTTGAGGCCGAGGATTTTGGGTTTCTTCTGGGTAATAGCCCGGAGGATTGGAATGATTGGGACAGTCTCCTCAACCAGTTCAGCGAATCCTTGATGGATGCACCGTTCATGCCAGACTTAGGATGA
- a CDS encoding uncharacterized protein (ID:PFLUO_000274-T1.cds;~source:funannotate), producing MPQTDVLIVGAGPTGLVLALWLHKQGINFHIVDQAEAPAKNSRALVIQSRNLELYRQLDLTDEILQHGHKLSATNLWADGRHRTRIPLDKFGCDLTPYPFLTILPQDNHERLLENRLNSLGAFVQRRTQLLDFVDHGASVTANLLSETDGSKTTWEAAYIVGCDGAHSAVRHGIHAKYEGDTYAPLFYIVDIDGGDGPLFNEEAHLTLTRGQFLLLLPYSQKRHVRLVGTTLSKDGSLDEHKDQQQQVTVDDVMPQIKDALNVETIKVNWFSTYRSHHRVADKFRANRAFIIGDAAHIHSPVGGQGMNTGIMDAINLAWKLATVLKPSSMTEEAKDQLLGSYEAERRAFALKLVESTDRGFTMVSSNDWIPYILRRWVLPYVAPLIPYFPSVGKEIFRTGSQLILSYRGSFLSQAAGTSGDIQPGDRLPWAKTKQGDNFSSIQYITWQVHVYGDSRPDIMEWCKRRNIRLSVFDWDEQHGKVGLQQDAAYLLRPDHYIAGIFAGDLMETQLDEYFSSRGLTC from the coding sequence ATGCCTCAAACGGACGTTTTGATTGTTGGCGCAGGCCCCACTGGCCTCGTCCTAGCTCTATGGCTTCATAAACAAGGCATTAACTTTCACATTGTCGATCAAGCAGAAGCGCCCGCCAAAAACTCTCGCGCTCTGGTTATCCAGTCGCGCAACCTGGAGTTATACCGCCAGCTGGATTTGACCGACGAAATACTGCAACACGGCCACAAGCTGTCCGCAACCAACCTTTGGGCAGATGGCCGTCACCGAACACGCATTCCTCTAGACAAATTTGGTTGCGACTTGACTCCATATCCTTTTTTGACTATCTTGCCGCAAGATAACCATGAGCGGCTTCTTGAAAACCGATTGAACTCACTGGGCGCATTTGTCCAGCGACGCACTCAATTGCTCGACTTCGTCGACCATGGAGCTAGCGTCACAGCAAATCTTCTGAGTGAGACCGACGGCAGCAAGACTACCTGGGAGGCTGCGTACATCGTTGGGTGCGACGGAGCGCATTCAGCTGTTcgccatggcatccacgCCAAATATGAAGGAGACACCTACGCGCCACTCTTTTACATAGTCGATAtcgacggcggagatggccCCCTCTTCAACGAAGAGGCGCATCTTACCCTCACACGCGGCCAGTTTCTTCTACTTCTGCCCTATTCCCAGAAACGACATGTGCGACTAGTCGGCACTACTCTCTCCAAAGACGGATCCCTTGATGAGCACAAGgaccagcaacagcaagTGACGGTCGACGATGTTATGCCGCAGATCAAAGATGCGCTGAATGTGGAAACCATCAAGGTTAACTGGTTTTCAACATATCGCAGCCACCATCGGGTGGCCGATAAATTCCGAGCCAATCGGGCtttcatcatcggcgacgCTGCCCACATCCACAGCCCCGTTGGCGGCCAAGGCATGAACACGGGTATCATGGATGCGATAAATCTGGCCTGGAAATTGGCCACTGTGCTCAAGCCAAGCTCAATGACGGAAGAAGCCAAAGACCAGCTCCTAGGCTCCTATGAAGCTGAACGCCGCGCCTTCGCATTGAAGCTGGTTGAATCAACAGACCGCGGATTCACCATGGTATCTTCAAACGACTGGATCCCTTATATCTTGCGTCGCTGGGTACTGCCTTATGTCGCACCTCTGATTCCCTATTTCCCATCTGTGGGAAAGGAGATATTCCGCACTGGATCTCAGCTCATTCTCTCCTACCGTGGAAGCTTCCTAAGCCAAGCAGCAGGCACCTCCGGGGATATACAGCCTGGCGATCGTTTGCCATGGGCTAAAACTAAACAAGGGGATAATTTCTCCAGCATACAGTATATCACTTGGCAGGTCCACGTATATGGAGACTCGAGACCAGATATTATGGAGTGGTGCAAACGCAGGAACATTCGACTGTCCGTTTTTGATTGGGATGAACAGCATGGCAAAGTCGGACTTCAGCAGGATGCTGCTTACTTGCTGCGACCAGACCATTACATTGCAGGGATCTTTGCCGGAGACCTGATGGAGACACAGTTGGACGAGTATTTCTCCAGTCGGGGGTTGACTTGTTAG